A region of Kribbella sp. NBC_01245 DNA encodes the following proteins:
- a CDS encoding SAF domain-containing protein, giving the protein MSFSSSSRPSDTGSRNAGKSPVAGPHRLPSTRERRPALAALAVILILLGAAGSALIALRSGDREYFVAVRRDIPQGTKLTEKDLARASFAGDTKALVSWSDLDKVKDRYTTTALYTNQPITIKNVTEGTAPEVPPNGALVGISLEDGRLPSDGLSGGDIVKVIRVPANNSDGQPSVLVDAAVVTTTGRKIGDEKASASAKTQTATILVPSTDAAAVGAAAATKTIVLVRLPPNTKPEISPAGGSR; this is encoded by the coding sequence GTGAGCTTCTCGTCTTCTTCGCGTCCTTCGGATACCGGCTCCCGGAATGCGGGCAAGAGCCCGGTGGCCGGGCCTCATCGACTTCCCAGTACCAGGGAGCGGCGGCCGGCGCTTGCCGCGTTGGCGGTGATCCTGATTCTGCTCGGTGCCGCCGGGTCGGCGCTGATCGCGCTGCGCAGCGGTGACCGCGAGTACTTCGTCGCCGTCCGCCGGGATATTCCCCAGGGGACGAAGCTGACGGAGAAGGACCTCGCCCGAGCGAGCTTCGCGGGCGACACCAAGGCGCTCGTGAGCTGGTCGGACCTCGACAAGGTCAAGGATCGCTACACGACCACGGCGCTTTACACGAACCAGCCGATCACCATCAAGAATGTCACCGAGGGAACAGCCCCGGAGGTTCCGCCCAATGGGGCGCTGGTGGGCATCAGCCTGGAGGACGGCAGGCTGCCTTCCGATGGGCTCAGCGGTGGCGACATCGTGAAGGTGATCCGGGTGCCCGCGAACAACAGTGACGGTCAGCCGTCGGTGCTGGTGGACGCGGCAGTCGTCACAACCACGGGCCGTAAGATCGGCGACGAAAAGGCGTCGGCAAGCGCTAAGACGCAGACGGCGACGATCCTGGTGCCGTCGACTGACGCGGCAGCGGTTGGGGCAGCGGCGGCAACGAAGACGATCGTTTTGGTCAGGCTCCCACCGAACACCAAGCCCGAGATCTCGCCCGCTGGTGGTAGTCGCTGA
- a CDS encoding CpaF family protein, with protein MIDQELVRKLRVQVAERLNEQRRRDQVNGVPPMSAEDEREYARSLIVQVLEDHARYELAEGRTPPTPDDDAEIAQAIHSALFGVGRLQPLIDDPEVENIDINGCDQVFVQYGDGREERPGPVADSDEELVELIQVLAAHAGLTSRPFDSANPELDLRLPDGSRLSAVMGVTSRPAISIRRARLGKVFLPDLVNNGTMSSDIASFLKAAVAARKNIMIAGATNSGKTTLLRALANEIAPHERLITVERALELGLGEFKDLHPNVVAFEERLPNSEGAGEVSMADLVRRSLRMNPSRVIVGEVLGNEIVTMLNAMSQGNDGSLSTIHSNSSMEVFNRISTYAIQSQERLPMEATQMLISGALDFVVFVRKFNDYQHGGGLSRYIESVREVTGWDGRVLSGEIFAPGADGRAAPHAPIACIEELEHFGYQPLVHGRWA; from the coding sequence GTGATCGACCAGGAGCTGGTGCGCAAGCTGCGCGTCCAGGTGGCCGAGCGGCTGAACGAGCAGCGCCGACGGGACCAGGTGAACGGCGTACCGCCGATGTCCGCCGAGGATGAGCGGGAGTACGCGCGTTCGCTGATCGTGCAGGTCCTCGAGGACCACGCGCGCTACGAGCTCGCAGAGGGCCGTACGCCGCCCACGCCCGACGACGACGCCGAGATCGCTCAGGCCATCCACTCGGCGCTGTTCGGCGTCGGACGCCTGCAGCCGCTGATCGATGACCCCGAGGTCGAGAACATCGACATCAACGGGTGCGATCAGGTGTTCGTGCAGTACGGCGATGGGCGCGAGGAACGTCCCGGGCCGGTGGCCGACAGCGACGAGGAACTGGTCGAGCTGATCCAGGTGCTGGCGGCCCACGCCGGTCTGACCAGCCGTCCGTTCGACTCGGCCAACCCCGAGCTCGACCTGCGGCTGCCCGACGGCTCCCGGTTGTCGGCCGTGATGGGCGTGACCTCCCGGCCGGCGATCTCGATCCGGCGGGCGCGACTGGGCAAGGTGTTCCTGCCGGACCTGGTGAACAACGGCACCATGTCGAGCGATATCGCGTCGTTCCTCAAGGCGGCCGTCGCGGCCCGCAAGAACATCATGATCGCCGGCGCGACCAACTCGGGTAAGACCACCTTGCTACGCGCCCTCGCGAACGAGATCGCGCCGCACGAACGCCTGATCACGGTCGAGCGGGCGCTGGAGCTCGGACTGGGCGAGTTCAAGGACCTGCACCCGAACGTCGTCGCGTTCGAGGAGCGGCTGCCGAACTCCGAAGGCGCCGGCGAGGTCAGCATGGCGGACCTGGTCCGCCGTTCGCTCCGGATGAACCCGAGCCGCGTCATCGTCGGTGAGGTGCTCGGCAACGAGATCGTGACGATGCTGAACGCGATGAGCCAGGGTAACGACGGCTCGCTGTCGACGATCCACTCGAACAGCTCGATGGAGGTGTTCAACCGGATCAGCACGTACGCCATCCAGTCGCAGGAGCGGCTGCCGATGGAGGCGACCCAGATGCTGATCTCGGGTGCGCTGGACTTCGTCGTGTTCGTGCGCAAGTTCAACGACTACCAGCACGGCGGCGGCCTCAGCCGGTACATCGAGAGCGTCCGCGAGGTGACCGGCTGGGACGGCCGGGTGCTGTCCGGCGAGATCTTCGCGCCGGGTGCCGACGGCCGGGCCGCGCCGCACGCGCCGATCGCCTGTATCGAGGAACTCGAGCACTTCGGCTACCAGCCGCTGGTGCATGGACGATGGGCCTGA
- a CDS encoding type II secretion system F family protein produces MTWALLTGAIFGTGIYLLVRVFVRPAANVRSTIARIDAARTGYTSAATASAAGERVLGGVDRAKDTLGRRLEAEAIARGWHFGKLRRDLAVMNRPFAAMMATKVFAAIAALFVIPFVLGLFGLVLGAYAPGVTPAIVTLGGAALAFFLPDLALRQEAEIRRRDFRHVVGSFLDLVAMNLAGGRGLPEALMTASTIGDHWAMARIRQALANARLIGITPWDAMARLGEDLGVDELRDLASALALAGDEGAKIRASLLSRAASLRRKELADVEGKAGERSQSMLVAQLVMCAAFLLFLAYPAAAAILAN; encoded by the coding sequence ATGACCTGGGCGCTGCTCACCGGGGCGATCTTCGGCACCGGGATCTACCTGCTGGTGCGGGTCTTCGTCCGCCCGGCGGCCAACGTACGGTCGACCATCGCGCGGATCGACGCCGCCCGTACCGGCTACACGTCAGCGGCGACGGCGAGCGCGGCTGGGGAGCGCGTGCTCGGCGGAGTCGACCGGGCCAAGGACACGCTCGGCCGCCGGCTCGAGGCCGAGGCGATCGCCCGCGGCTGGCACTTCGGCAAGTTGCGCCGGGACCTCGCGGTGATGAACCGGCCGTTCGCCGCGATGATGGCGACCAAGGTCTTCGCCGCCATCGCCGCGCTGTTCGTGATTCCCTTTGTGCTCGGGCTGTTCGGGCTGGTGCTCGGCGCCTACGCGCCCGGTGTGACGCCCGCGATCGTGACCCTGGGCGGCGCGGCGCTCGCGTTCTTCCTGCCGGATCTGGCGTTGCGCCAGGAGGCCGAGATCCGGCGCCGGGACTTCCGGCACGTGGTCGGCAGCTTCCTCGACCTGGTCGCGATGAACCTGGCCGGTGGCCGTGGTCTGCCCGAGGCCCTGATGACGGCCTCGACCATCGGCGACCACTGGGCGATGGCCAGAATCCGGCAGGCGCTCGCGAACGCGCGGCTGATCGGTATCACTCCGTGGGACGCGATGGCCCGGCTCGGCGAGGACCTCGGCGTGGACGAACTGCGCGACCTGGCCTCCGCACTCGCGCTGGCCGGTGACGAGGGCGCGAAGATCCGCGCCTCCCTGCTGTCGCGGGCGGCCAGCCTGCGCCGCAAGGAACTCGCCGACGTGGAAGGCAAGGCAGGGGAACGTTCCCAGTCCATGCTCGTCGCCCAGTTGGTGATGTGCGCCGCCTTCCTGCTCTTCCTGGCCTATCCTGCCGCTGCGGCAATCCTGGCCAACTAA
- a CDS encoding TadE/TadG family type IV pilus assembly protein translates to MPGRKRDERGASALELSIIAPMLLGLIFMSVQAALWLYGRSVALNAAQEGVSQLRLIQPAVYTDGLGEQVRTETQGYAARLGGTALRNTAVPDLKYNEPEGQVAVTVSGDTVSLIPGVSFTVSRTATGPIEQFEADN, encoded by the coding sequence GTGCCGGGCAGAAAGCGCGACGAGCGAGGAGCGAGCGCGCTCGAACTCTCGATCATCGCGCCGATGCTGCTCGGCCTGATCTTCATGTCCGTGCAGGCCGCGCTCTGGCTGTACGGCCGTTCGGTCGCGTTGAACGCGGCCCAGGAAGGCGTTTCCCAGCTCCGGCTGATCCAGCCTGCGGTCTACACCGACGGCCTCGGCGAGCAGGTCCGGACCGAGACCCAGGGGTACGCCGCGCGTCTCGGTGGTACGGCGTTGCGCAACACCGCCGTGCCGGATCTGAAGTACAACGAGCCCGAAGGGCAGGTAGCGGTGACCGTCTCGGGCGACACCGTTTCTCTGATTCCCGGGGTCTCGTTCACCGTCAGCCGTACCGCGACCGGGCCGATCGAGCAGTTCGAGGCGGACAACTGA
- a CDS encoding TadE/TadG family type IV pilus assembly protein — protein MRRFHLPAVRRARAGERGTMALELAILAPIMLMLFMFLMACGRYYQTASLLENAAREGARAASQARSSDDAEIRLNDAVDRAAGQAFRSCADTASGSITSGFEPGETLTVEVTCTIDYRDLGLLGLSGDTTVSRQFSSSVDPYRGVRDGSDG, from the coding sequence ATGCGCCGCTTCCACCTGCCCGCCGTACGACGTGCACGTGCGGGGGAGCGCGGGACGATGGCGCTGGAGCTGGCGATTCTCGCGCCGATCATGCTGATGCTGTTCATGTTCTTGATGGCCTGTGGGCGGTACTACCAGACCGCTTCGCTGCTGGAGAACGCCGCGCGGGAAGGCGCCCGGGCGGCGAGTCAGGCGCGTTCGAGCGACGACGCGGAGATCCGGCTCAACGACGCGGTGGATCGGGCGGCCGGGCAGGCGTTCCGGTCGTGTGCGGACACGGCGAGCGGGAGTATCACCAGCGGGTTCGAGCCGGGGGAGACGTTGACGGTCGAGGTGACCTGCACGATCGACTACCGCGATCTCGGGCTGCTCGGGTTGAGCGGCGATACGACCGTCTCCCGCCAGTTCAGTTCTTCGGTCGATCCCTATCGAGGCGTGCGGGATGGTTCTGATGGCTAG
- a CDS encoding Tad domain-containing protein translates to MARRLRTERGSLSPAIVILIVMIFLLAGLVLDGGRQLGARSRAAGYAQEAARVGAAAIDLNSDEAKIDVAKAGDAIGEFCRQVMGNDPAVTGCAPTVLNDEQVRVEVELSSKTAFLAVVGYTDLTAKGAGEAHAEQGILKSDDSPTVPPLTVIPTDERPDVTVRPTANPPTLDIPCPVRWTIGSPTPIWTLAPFPMPASCTPSITPTPTDPTDPTESPKPTDPTKTPGTSVTPITPPTGGG, encoded by the coding sequence ATGGCTAGGCGGTTGCGGACCGAGCGGGGCTCGCTGAGTCCGGCGATCGTGATCCTGATCGTGATGATCTTCCTGCTGGCCGGGCTCGTGCTCGACGGTGGCCGGCAGCTCGGCGCGCGCTCGCGGGCGGCCGGATACGCGCAGGAGGCCGCCCGGGTCGGCGCCGCCGCGATCGACCTGAACAGTGACGAGGCCAAGATCGACGTCGCCAAGGCCGGTGACGCGATCGGCGAGTTCTGCCGTCAGGTGATGGGGAACGACCCGGCGGTGACGGGTTGCGCGCCGACGGTGCTGAACGACGAGCAGGTCCGGGTCGAGGTCGAGCTGAGCAGCAAGACGGCGTTCCTGGCAGTGGTCGGGTACACGGATTTGACGGCCAAGGGCGCGGGCGAAGCCCATGCGGAGCAGGGCATTCTCAAGTCGGACGACTCGCCGACCGTGCCGCCGCTGACGGTGATTCCGACCGACGAGAGGCCGGATGTCACGGTCAGGCCTACCGCGAATCCGCCGACGCTGGACATCCCATGCCCAGTGCGCTGGACGATCGGTTCGCCGACGCCAATCTGGACGCTGGCGCCGTTCCCGATGCCGGCCAGCTGTACGCCGAGCATCACTCCGACGCCGACTGACCCGACGGATCCGACCGAGTCCCCAAAGCCGACGGATCCCACCAAGACCCCGGGGACGTCGGTCACCCCCATCACCCCGCCCACCGGCGGCGGCTGA
- a CDS encoding type II secretion system F family protein, with protein MDDRTILALLCGAVVGGAILLLIVALRGTEPKEATPSLFSRSNNPANRKALVKLGIGIGVGLVVLVVTRWLVLAVALGALAGLADRFFGGAGEERRAIERLEALAGWTEAMRDTIAGAVGLEQAIPATAVNAAPAIKPSLNLLVDRLRIREPLPTALMRFADDLDDPSADLIIAALVLNARLRGPGLREVLTALADSAREELDVRRKVASERRSTRRSVQVVVGVTLLVAAMLILFNPEYVAPYTTFIGQFVLALVIGLYTIGLVWLRRLAKIEVPERFLAGAGQTQARKLGDDRMEVVG; from the coding sequence ATGGACGACCGGACCATCCTCGCGTTGCTGTGCGGTGCCGTCGTCGGTGGCGCGATCCTGCTGCTGATCGTGGCGTTGCGGGGGACCGAGCCGAAGGAGGCGACGCCCTCGCTATTCTCCCGGTCGAACAACCCCGCCAACCGCAAGGCCCTGGTCAAACTCGGCATCGGTATCGGGGTCGGCCTGGTGGTGCTGGTGGTCACCCGCTGGCTCGTGCTCGCCGTCGCCCTCGGCGCCCTGGCGGGTCTGGCCGACCGCTTCTTCGGCGGTGCCGGTGAGGAACGCCGCGCGATCGAGCGGCTGGAAGCCCTGGCCGGCTGGACCGAGGCGATGCGGGACACGATCGCGGGCGCGGTCGGCCTGGAACAGGCCATTCCCGCCACCGCGGTGAACGCCGCTCCCGCGATCAAGCCGAGCCTCAACCTGCTGGTCGACCGCCTCCGCATCCGCGAACCGTTGCCGACGGCCCTTATGCGTTTCGCCGACGACCTCGACGATCCATCGGCAGACCTGATCATCGCAGCCCTCGTTCTGAACGCACGACTACGCGGCCCCGGCCTTCGCGAAGTGCTCACCGCCCTGGCCGATTCGGCCCGCGAGGAACTCGACGTACGACGCAAGGTGGCCTCCGAGCGGCGGAGTACGCGCCGGAGCGTCCAGGTCGTCGTCGGCGTGACGTTGCTCGTCGCGGCCATGCTCATCCTGTTCAACCCGGAGTACGTCGCGCCGTACACGACCTTCATCGGGCAGTTCGTGCTCGCACTGGTGATCGGGCTCTACACGATCGGCCTGGTGTGGTTGCGCCGGCTGGCGAAGATCGAGGTGCCGGAGCGGTTCCTGGCCGGCGCCGGTCAGACCCAGGCGCGGAAGCTCGGCGACGACCGGATGGAGGTGGTCGGATGA
- a CDS encoding fibronectin type III domain-containing protein has product MDVAGYYTDDSVTAPATRFVPLKQARIVDTRNAIGVGTKTPVGANAAITVPVAAKGGLPAAASISAAVLNITALSPTGAGRWTIYPAGTTAPVVSHGQFTANLPKTNSAITRLASDGRLSLVNASPGTTHYLVDVVGYYTPSMSTTAATLRVQSVMPLRIHDSGATLLAAGATTTVKVAGKGGVPATGVSAAALHVIGAGGGTTGELVAYPPGTSRPAGVTDVVFPTGRNSFNLVWARLDASGSATIVNGTNATIRIYVDLQGYSMAPTAPSTPTTVVGTPQNGAASVSWTAPTVDGDLPMSYEVVASPGGQAATATTTSAVVSGLTNDRQYTFTVRARNVVGSAVSAPSDPVTPTAPKAPGKPFISNVTPRDGAIRVAWDSPPTGPGSVVSYRIVTTPGGASQTVPGTALDGTVAGLTNGTTYRATVFAVNAAGEQASDPSEAVVPVVADVPLAPIFSTAIALSGRADLQWLPPADGGAVVTGYEIEVSPGGQVVTVAPDTTVTSINGLTNGTEYTFSLRARNKTGLSDARLQRLTPTAARVPGQPEGVQTSVSSSGTVALKWDRPTDEGTSAVTGYIVTTSPGGQQITTTTNSGTVTGLDPAGSYTFTVAATNQVGTGQASPPSEPLTPAVDLAVTPVILTEQSMAGARYVHADGTLVFENPTAQVRALKVSDVLVAPSTAKTPRGLLRRVSQVEVQGGLTTIYTVEANLSDVFDDGALAADLVVRDDDLASFVPANSRVRLREATIDGKSLRGGGQRAGSPVQGKAPSIGLRDGAFVLEFDMKSEGKSVDVSMSLKPQIKTKFDIGLGSAETATEVVNKISLSSRATVSSGGFKLEQEMDLGTLKPRCFTVTVGLVPVLVCPELKFSYGFDFTGKLGTTLKVSYAREIGARIESRGEQVSATSINREVGDNGAFVTPSAKVTMSTGPVAKLTVFLMGISGPSVRLQVFTELSADSLGVPWFKVDLGIKLGVGWSGKLFRWKFEWSEDELLVFTKTLLQAEGSFRGLVAEDPPEQIELAATHIFKAAIKGYPEVEPTWRMLSGPGTITPEGVFTASATQMGEVMVEAMTPGGVGRPPLATPVRIRVGPGDPSPPINVKAAPVPLGAEVTWDPGFDGGSALQYYVVRTVPDTGARYVPAGTPRALRLSGLEPFLSYSVSITAVNAQGSSQGSKPTEPLTPLIGVVKLGAATNIAVTATGEADSSATAGETYHPVISDDGRYAIFTAAAWSNLAPAEIKNPNDDRRFLLRKDLETGSITLASRGLDGVTPEAVSQYRHLGVSANGDVVAFVNVTNGYNRILVHSIGTRTSWIASSSTSDILSLQLSASGSVLSTVAPAGNNVLAMRYVKGGGPQPIGEFESGGSEALSRDGRYFGYAFSNYNSATDPALWTTQSRVFDSTTSTTTTIPLGAGVKDVMLSALSYDGSSFTAKVLLTDKRYAVVTKKRTAGAVTSGDAKLHLAEPLDLRVEDLSNDATVMSYTTYDHQAGVRQARVYSYASGVYRSLTSPVASGSYHDYVRLSGDGRFAIWARHCSAPLCNASVMVQRVG; this is encoded by the coding sequence GTGGATGTCGCTGGTTACTACACCGACGACAGCGTGACCGCTCCGGCAACTCGCTTCGTTCCCCTTAAGCAGGCACGAATCGTCGATACCAGGAATGCCATCGGCGTGGGGACCAAGACTCCCGTGGGCGCCAACGCGGCGATCACCGTTCCAGTCGCCGCCAAAGGCGGGCTACCCGCCGCGGCATCGATCTCGGCAGCGGTGCTGAACATCACCGCACTCAGCCCGACGGGCGCGGGCCGGTGGACCATCTATCCCGCCGGTACGACGGCTCCGGTGGTCTCGCACGGGCAGTTCACCGCCAACCTCCCGAAGACCAACAGCGCCATCACCCGGCTGGCCTCGGACGGTCGGCTCAGTTTGGTCAACGCGTCGCCCGGGACGACTCACTATTTGGTCGACGTCGTCGGCTACTACACGCCGTCGATGAGTACGACGGCCGCGACCTTGCGGGTGCAGTCGGTGATGCCCCTGCGGATCCACGACTCCGGCGCGACGCTGCTGGCGGCCGGCGCCACCACGACGGTAAAGGTGGCGGGCAAGGGCGGCGTACCCGCGACAGGTGTCTCGGCCGCCGCGCTGCATGTGATCGGCGCGGGTGGCGGCACCACAGGTGAGTTGGTCGCCTACCCGCCAGGAACTAGCCGGCCCGCTGGCGTGACCGATGTTGTGTTCCCCACCGGCCGCAACTCCTTCAACCTCGTGTGGGCCAGGCTCGATGCCTCCGGCTCGGCAACCATCGTCAACGGCACGAATGCCACGATCCGGATCTACGTCGATCTTCAGGGCTACTCGATGGCGCCGACAGCACCAAGTACGCCGACCACGGTCGTCGGCACGCCGCAGAACGGTGCGGCTTCGGTTTCTTGGACGGCGCCTACTGTCGACGGCGATCTACCAATGTCATATGAGGTCGTCGCTTCGCCTGGGGGACAGGCGGCAACCGCGACGACTACCTCGGCTGTGGTGTCGGGTCTGACGAATGATCGGCAATACACCTTCACCGTTCGGGCGAGGAATGTCGTCGGTTCGGCCGTGTCGGCGCCGTCGGATCCGGTGACTCCGACCGCTCCGAAGGCGCCTGGGAAGCCGTTCATCAGCAATGTCACACCCCGGGATGGTGCGATCCGCGTGGCTTGGGACTCGCCGCCCACCGGACCGGGATCCGTTGTCAGCTATCGCATCGTGACGACACCTGGCGGTGCTTCCCAGACGGTGCCGGGAACAGCCTTGGACGGAACGGTGGCAGGTCTCACCAATGGCACGACCTACAGGGCAACCGTTTTCGCGGTCAACGCGGCCGGAGAGCAGGCGTCTGATCCGTCTGAGGCGGTTGTGCCGGTCGTGGCCGATGTTCCGTTGGCTCCGATCTTCTCGACGGCGATCGCACTTAGTGGACGCGCGGACCTGCAGTGGTTGCCGCCTGCCGATGGCGGTGCCGTGGTCACCGGATACGAGATCGAGGTCTCGCCAGGTGGCCAGGTGGTGACCGTCGCTCCAGACACTACGGTCACCTCGATCAACGGCCTGACCAACGGGACCGAATACACCTTCAGCCTCCGGGCGCGGAACAAGACCGGTCTCAGCGACGCCCGCTTGCAGCGCCTTACGCCCACCGCTGCCCGTGTGCCGGGTCAGCCTGAGGGGGTTCAGACCTCGGTCAGCAGCTCGGGAACTGTTGCGCTGAAGTGGGACCGCCCAACCGACGAAGGCACCTCGGCAGTCACCGGCTACATCGTCACGACCAGCCCCGGCGGCCAGCAGATCACTACGACGACCAACAGTGGGACGGTGACCGGTCTAGATCCAGCCGGCTCCTACACCTTCACGGTCGCGGCGACCAACCAGGTCGGCACCGGCCAGGCCAGTCCGCCCAGCGAGCCGCTGACACCGGCCGTTGACCTCGCGGTCACCCCTGTCATCCTGACTGAGCAGTCGATGGCCGGCGCCCGATACGTTCACGCCGACGGCACGTTGGTTTTCGAGAATCCAACCGCGCAGGTTCGGGCGCTCAAGGTGAGCGACGTCCTTGTCGCCCCCTCCACGGCCAAGACCCCACGTGGGCTGCTGCGCCGTGTGAGTCAGGTCGAAGTTCAGGGTGGTCTGACGACCATCTACACGGTCGAGGCGAATCTCTCGGACGTTTTCGACGATGGTGCGCTCGCCGCTGATCTAGTCGTCAGAGATGACGATCTCGCGTCCTTCGTGCCGGCGAACTCGCGAGTCCGGCTACGAGAGGCCACGATCGACGGCAAGTCGTTGCGCGGCGGAGGTCAGCGGGCTGGTAGCCCGGTCCAGGGCAAGGCACCGTCGATCGGCCTACGCGATGGGGCGTTCGTCCTTGAGTTCGATATGAAGTCCGAGGGCAAGTCGGTCGACGTCTCGATGTCGCTCAAGCCCCAGATCAAAACCAAGTTCGATATCGGACTGGGCTCGGCTGAGACTGCGACGGAGGTCGTCAACAAGATCTCGCTCAGCAGCCGCGCCACCGTCTCGAGCGGTGGCTTCAAGCTGGAACAGGAGATGGACCTCGGCACCCTGAAGCCGCGCTGCTTCACCGTCACTGTCGGGCTTGTGCCCGTCCTGGTCTGTCCGGAACTGAAGTTCAGCTACGGGTTCGACTTCACCGGCAAACTCGGCACCACGCTCAAGGTTTCCTATGCCCGCGAGATCGGTGCCCGGATCGAATCGCGCGGAGAACAGGTGTCAGCGACCTCGATCAACCGTGAGGTCGGCGACAACGGGGCGTTCGTCACTCCTTCGGCGAAGGTCACCATGAGCACTGGCCCGGTCGCGAAGCTGACGGTCTTCTTGATGGGGATCTCAGGTCCGAGCGTTCGGCTGCAGGTCTTCACGGAACTAAGTGCCGACAGTCTGGGGGTGCCCTGGTTCAAGGTCGATCTGGGTATCAAGCTGGGCGTCGGATGGTCTGGAAAGCTCTTCCGCTGGAAGTTCGAGTGGTCTGAGGACGAGCTTCTCGTCTTTACCAAAACGCTCCTCCAGGCTGAGGGATCATTCCGGGGCCTTGTCGCCGAAGATCCTCCCGAGCAGATCGAACTCGCGGCCACCCACATCTTCAAGGCTGCCATCAAGGGCTATCCCGAGGTCGAGCCCACTTGGCGAATGCTTAGTGGCCCCGGCACGATCACGCCGGAAGGTGTATTCACCGCATCCGCGACGCAGATGGGTGAGGTGATGGTCGAAGCGATGACGCCGGGAGGTGTCGGTCGACCACCGCTGGCGACGCCGGTCCGTATCCGGGTCGGACCAGGCGACCCTTCGCCGCCCATCAACGTCAAGGCAGCCCCGGTCCCGCTCGGGGCTGAGGTGACCTGGGATCCGGGTTTCGACGGTGGCTCAGCGCTGCAGTACTACGTGGTTCGCACCGTCCCGGACACTGGCGCTCGATATGTCCCGGCCGGCACACCCCGCGCGCTGCGCCTGAGCGGACTCGAGCCGTTCCTCTCCTACTCGGTCTCCATCACAGCGGTCAACGCGCAAGGCTCTAGCCAGGGCTCGAAGCCGACCGAACCGCTCACCCCACTTATCGGCGTCGTCAAACTCGGCGCAGCCACGAATATCGCGGTAACCGCCACGGGGGAAGCCGACTCGTCAGCCACTGCAGGCGAGACGTACCACCCAGTCATCAGCGACGACGGGCGTTATGCCATCTTTACTGCGGCCGCATGGAGCAATCTGGCACCGGCGGAGATCAAGAATCCGAACGATGACCGGCGGTTCCTGCTCCGTAAGGACCTCGAGACCGGATCGATCACCTTGGCATCGCGAGGTCTTGACGGAGTAACCCCTGAAGCGGTCAGCCAGTACCGTCACCTCGGTGTCAGCGCTAACGGCGATGTGGTCGCTTTCGTCAATGTGACTAACGGATATAACCGCATTCTCGTCCACAGCATCGGTACGAGAACGAGTTGGATCGCCTCGTCGAGCACGTCGGATATTTTGAGCCTTCAGTTGTCCGCCTCAGGAAGTGTGCTGTCCACGGTGGCACCGGCGGGGAATAACGTCCTAGCGATGCGCTATGTAAAGGGCGGCGGGCCCCAGCCGATCGGCGAGTTCGAAAGTGGGGGTAGCGAGGCGTTGTCACGGGACGGGCGCTATTTCGGCTACGCGTTCAGCAACTACAACTCGGCCACAGATCCGGCGTTATGGACCACACAATCTAGGGTGTTCGACTCGACGACTAGTACGACTACGACGATCCCGCTCGGCGCTGGCGTCAAGGACGTGATGCTGTCGGCTCTCTCCTATGACGGCTCAAGTTTCACCGCGAAGGTGTTGCTCACTGACAAGCGCTATGCGGTTGTAACTAAGAAGCGCACTGCCGGAGCAGTCACTTCGGGTGACGCCAAGCTCCATCTCGCAGAACCGCTAGATCTGAGGGTCGAGGACCTCTCCAATGATGCGACCGTGATGTCCTACACCACATACGACCATCAGGCAGGGGTTCGCCAAGCACGCGTCTACTCGTATGCCTCCGGCGTCTACCGCAGCCTCACGTCGCCAGTTGCAAGCGGCTCTTATCACGACTATGTCCGCCTGAGCGGTGACGGCCGGTTTGCCATCTGGGCCAGGCACTGCAGTGCCCCGCTATGCAACGCATCGGTGATGGTGCAAAGAGTGGGTTAA